Part of the Crossiella cryophila genome, GGCGAACGCGATCTGGATCGGGACGACGAACGCTGATGGGAATGGGGGGCAGGGGCCTGGGTCGGATCGGATCTTGCGTAGCGAGATCCGGTGATCTCGGGCTGGTGAGCTGAGGTTGTCGGGCGGGCGGTCCCAGCCCGCCCGACAGCCCGCCCAGCGCTGCTCCACCCGGCGTGTTGGCCGTTCTGGTACGGCGTGTTGGCCGTTGTTGTACGGGGTGTTGGCCGTTGTGGGCGGGTTGGTGCACGAGCGGAAGATCAAGATCAAGGGCGTCCTCGCCGGACGGGCAGGAATCAAAGGATGGGGGGAGGTTCAAAGTCAAGGGCAGAGAGCAGTGCTCGTGCGGTTCCCCATCCCCGTCAGCCTTCCGATACCAAACCACATCCTGGGCGCGCGGACCCCTGCGGTTGGGTGGCTAGGGCGGCGGCGGGTTGCGGGTCCGCGCGCCCAGGATGCGGTGTGTCCTCTCCAGGCTGACGGGGATGGGGAACCGCTCAGGTGGGGTTTGAAAAGCCACCCCGGCTGCTTGTGTGCGGGCTTCGCCCGGTCGCGGCGCGTTCGAACGGCCTAGCCGCATCGTTCCCGGGCTTCGCCCGCCTCCGTGTCTGGAAATGCCCGGCCGCCATGTCCCGGGCTTCGCCCGCCCACGCGCCCATCACCACCTGGCCGCCTGCCTCCGGGCTTCGCCCGCCTGCCCGCCCGCTGCCCCCTCAACACCCACCGCCGCCCCGTCCACAACCGCCAACACGCCGTACAAAAACGGCCAACACGGCGTACAACAACGGCCAACACGCCGTACCAGAACGGCCAACACACCGGGTGGGGGCCTGGGGTTAGCGGACGTGGCGGGCTAGGTCGGCGTGGGAGCCGCTGGGCATGTAGGCGGGGAGGATGGCGTCTACCGAGAAGCCGCCGTCGGGGCGGGGGCCCGCGTTGATGGTGCCGCTGACCAGGGCTACTCGTTGGCGTAGGCCCAGTAGGCCGCCGCCGGTGGCGGGGCCGGGGGATTTGGGGAGGTGGATGGGGGTTGGGGGGCGGGGTGGGGCGGTGTTGCGGATGCTGAGCCAGACTCGGTCGGCGCCGTAGCGGACCTGGACGCGGACCTGGGTGCCTGGGGCGTGTTTGCGGACGTTGGCCAGGGCTTCCTGGACGATGCGGAAGGCGGTGCGGCCCACTACGGGGGAGGTGTGCACGGGGGAGCCGTCCTGGACCAGGTCGACGCCGATGCCTACCGAGACCGTTTCGGCGACCAGGGCGGTCAGGTCGGGGAGGGCGGTGGCGGGGGCCTCCACGGCCGCCTCGCCGTTGGCGCTCTTGGCTGGGAGGGTGCGGAGGATGCCTACCAGGTCACGGAGTTCGTCCAGGGCGTGGCAGCCTGCGGCGCGGAGGTCTTCGGCGGCCTGGCGGGTGGCCTCGTCGGGGGCGGTCATCCGCAGGGCGCCCGCTTGCAGGACCATCAGGCTGACCCGGTGGGTGAGCACGTCGTGCATCTCGCCGGCCAGGCGGACTCGTTGGTCGGCGCGGGCCTGTTCGGCCAGCAGGCGGGACTCGGTGGCGGCTCGTTCGGCTCGTTCGGACTCGGCTCGGGCCAGGGAGCGGCGGGCCAGCAGGTGCCGGCCCAGGAGCACGGGGACCAGGGTGAGCAGGATGCCGGTGGTGATCTCGGCGAGTTCCGGGTGCCAGGGGCGGGCGGCCAGCACGGCCGCGGCGGCGACCAGGGGCCACCAGTAGGGCTGGAGGGCGCGGGGGATGGTGACGGCGGCGACGGTGAGCGCGGCGGCCAGCCAGGGGACCGCGAGCAGGTCGGGGGGCAGGAGCAGGCCGGGGGCGGCCAGTTCGGCGAGTGCGGCGCCGGTGAGGCCGAAGGCGACCAGGGCGGGAGTGGTGGCGCGGGTGAAGACCAGCACGCTGGCGACGGCCTGCAGCAGCACCCCGGCGGGTGGGTAGGCGTCGGCGGGCCACCACAGTGAACCGAGTAGTGGGGGGAGCAGTCCGATGGCGAGCAGGGCAAGCGCGGCCGCCGCGTCCACGGGTCTAGCCCGGCGCGGTGGCCACCATGGCCGGCGGGAAGGTGCCTGCACACCGAGAACGGTACTGACTGGATGGTCGGTTCAGGTGAGAGAAACGCCTTTCGGCCCCCTCAAGTCCCTACGAACGTTGTCGTTCGGGGCACCGGGTGCTCCTTTGGTCGCATTCCGCTGCCCATGTGGGCAGCCGGGAGCGGCGCCTGGTCCGGACCGGTCCGGACCCTGGAGCGGTGAAGTGGTCACCGGACTTATCGGTTCCGGGTCCTGGCGACCCCGCGAACGACGTCAGGACACGAAACCGCATGTGCAATCGATGACCCGCCGATCGATGCTACGCACCGCGGCCGCGGGCGGGGTGCGTCCCTTCGGGCTAATCGGCGCACCAGAAAATTGAAACCGGTCAGTCTACTTTTTGTTCGGTGAATAACCTGGAGCCATGTCCGTCACGCCCTCGATGCTCACCGCGCGACTGCCCGCTCCGGTGCCCCTGGACGAGCAGGCGAGTTGTCCGGTCTCCGGGGTGTTCCAGCGCATTGGCGACCGCTGGACCGTGCTCGTGCTGGTGCTGTTGAACCAGCGTCCGCATCGCTACAACGAACTGCACCGCGCCATGGAGGGCCTGAGTCGCCGCATGCTCACCCTCACCCTGCGGAGCCTGGAACGCGACGGCCTCGTCGCCCGCACCGTGTTCCCGACCGTGCCGCCAGGGGTGGAGTACGAGCTGACCGAACTCGGGCGCGGCCTCCTGGTGCCGCTGTCCGCGCTCTCGGACTGGGCGGTGCACACCGCGTCCCGGATCGAGCGTAACCGGGCGGAGTTCGACGCCCGGCCGTAGCCACTTCGGCCAAACGCGGCAACCTTGGCGGAACCGGTTGACGACACGATTCAGAACGGCCCAGAATCGCGGAGAGAGCGCTCTCAGCAGTGTGCCGACATCGTCGTCGAACGCCTGGAGTCGCCATGTCCCCTGCATCCCATCGCGGGTCACTCCGTCATCCCGCACTGGTGTTCCTGCTGCTGCTCGCCCTGGTCAGTGGCGGGCTGCTCGTCGGCGGCGCGCCCGCCCGAGCCGAGGGAGTCCTTGTCTCCCAAGGGAAACCGACCACCGCCTCCTCGGTGGAGAACGCGGTCATGGTGCCTGCCGCGGCCACCGACGGCGATCCGGGCACCCGCTGGTCCAGTCAGGCCGCTGACGCGCAGTGGCTCCAGGTCGACCTGGGCGCCCCGGTGACCGTGGACCGGATCACGCTGCACTGGGAGGCCGCCTACGCCACCCGGTTCCGGCTCGAGTTCTCCACCGACGGCTCGGCCTGGACCAGCCCGCACACCGGCGCGGGCACCCCCGGCACGCAGACCCTGGCCGTGGCCGGGGTGGCCCGCTACGTGCGCTGGGTCGGACTCGGCCGCGCCACCGGCTACGGCTACTCGCTGTGGGAGTTCCAGGTCTACGGCACCGCGCCCAGCGCCAACATCGCCGCCTACGCCCAGGTCAGCGCCTCCTCGCACGAGGGCGGCAACGCCCCGGCGGCCGCACTGGACGGGCGGCTGGGCACCCGGTGGTCCAGTCAGTTCGGCAACGACAACGAGTGGCTGCGGATCGACTTCGGCGGCCGCGCCCAGATCACCGGCCTGGTGCTGCACTGGGAGGGCGCCTACGCCAGGGCGTATCGCCTGGAGGTCTCCGACGACGGCACCGCCTGGCGGCCGCTGCACAGCACGGCCGAGGGCACCGGTGGCGTGGAACGGATCACCGCCGCGGGCAGCGGCCGGTACCTGCGCTGGACCGGCGTCACCAGGGCCACCGGGTACGGCTATTCGCTGTGGGAACTCCAGGTGCTGGGCACCGTGGACAACACCGCGAGCACCCCGCCGCTGCTGTCCGCGCCGACCCGCCCGCCCGGTGGCCCGGCCCGGTTCGCCCTGCACGCCCCCGGCGACCAGGCCATGATCACCGACACCCGCCGCCCGGAGTTCCGCTGGTCCGCCGTGCCCGGCGCGACCCGCTATGAGCTGTGGCTCAACGTCAGCCGCGCCGACTACGACTACACCGCCCCCGGGAACCTCCTTGACCTGCACACCAAGGTCGCCGAGACCACGGTGCCGACCTACACCCCGGCCTGGGACATCCCCGACCGCTGGACCTACCGCTGGCACGTCCTCGCGGTGACCGGCGGCGGCACCCAGGTCTCGGCCAGTCACACCTTCAGCCTGTACAAGCCCACCCTGGAAACCGTCGCCGACGGCATCGGCCTGATCGGCGGCAGCCGGGACCTCAACCGGGACGGCGCGATCCAGCCGTATGAGAACTGGCGGCTGCCCGTGCAGGCCAGGGTGGACGATCTGCTCGGCCGGATGACCACCGAGGAGAAGGCGTACCAGCTGTTCTACAACGCCCAGCGCTTCCCTAATTCGGGGTGGCACTTCGGCCCGGCCGACGCCCAGGACCTGCACAACACCCTCCTGGCCGCCAGTGGGACCCGCCTGGGCATCCCGTTCGTCACCGCCGGGGACACCGTCAGCGGCTACAAGACCACCTACCCCACCCAGAGCGGACTCGCCGCCGCCGGGAACCACCTGTTGACCCACCGGCTCGGCGACATGCAACGCCGCGAACAACTCGAGGTCGGCGCCCGCGGCACCCTCGGACCGATCGCCGAGGTCGGCACCAAGGTGCTCTACCCGCGGATCCAGGAGGGCAACGGCGAGGACGCCCAGGTGGCCGCCGCCCAGGTCCGCGCACTCGTCTCCGGCCTGCAGGGCGGGCCGGAACTGAACCCGAACTCGGTGCTGGCCACGGTGAAGCACTGGCCGGGCGAGGGCGCGGGCGGGGAGGCGCTGATCGTCTACGACGGGGTGACGATCAAGTACCACATGATCCCGTTCCGGGCCGCGCTGGAGGCCGGCGCGGTCAACATCATGCCCGGCTACGCTGGCAGCTCCTTCCTCGATCCCGGCGGCCCCGGCGCGGGCGACAGCGCCAAGATCCTGGCCTACCTGCGGCAGCACCTCGGCTACACCGGACTGATCACCACCGACTGGCTGCCGTCCGGGTCCTGGGTCGGCGCGGCCAACGCCGGCTCCGACGTCATGGGCGGCGCGGATCCCGGCGCGCCCGGCTACTCCATCGGCCAGTTCATCGCCGGCGTCCCACTGCCCCGCATCGACGACGCGGTCCGGCGGGTGCTGTCGCTGAAGTTCCGCCTGGGCGTCTTCGAGGCGCCCTACGGCGATCCGGTCAACGGCCCGTACCGGTTCCACCAGCCCGGCCACGTCCAGCTCGCCAACCAGGCCTCCCGCGAAGCGCTGACCCTGCTCAAGAACGACGGTGTGCTGCCGCTGCGGCTCAACCGCGGCGACAACATCGTGGTCGCCGGACCCCGCGCCGACGACAAGGCGGCCTGCTGCATCTGGACCAGCTTCTTCCACGAGGAGTACGGCTCGCAGACCATGCTCGCCGCGATCCGCTCCCGCGCCGAGGCGGCCGGGGTCACCGTGCACCAGGACACCGCGCCCAATCCGAGACTCGCCGTGGTCGCGGTGGGGGAGACCTCCTACACCCATGGCACGAACTGGGTGAAGGAACAGCCCTTCCTGCCCCCGGACCAGCTCGCGCTCATCCAGGACTTCCGGCGCCGGGGCATCCCGGTGGTGGTCGCGCTGGTCATGCCCAGGCCCTACGTGATCACCGAATGGCAGGACCAGGCCGGCGCGATCGTGGTGACCTACCGCGGCGGCGAGGAGATGGGACCCGCGGTGGCCAGCCTGCTCTTCGGCGACTTCCAGCCCAGCGGCAAGTTGCCGTGGCAGCTGCCGCGGCTGCTCTCCGACGTGCTCCGCCCCGGCGGCCAGGACATCCTCGAAGACGCCAACGAGGCCTGGGACATCCCGTTCGACCTGGGCGCCACCCCGGCCCAGCGGGCCGAGATCCGGGCGCACATCGACGCCGGACGGCCGGTGCCGCCGGTCTACGGCAACCCGCTGCACCAGTTCGGATCCGGCCGCACCGGCTGGTGAACCCGGGCGCGGCCCGTTCCCTCAGTCCAGCGGGGGGACGGGCCGTCCGCGCTCCACCTCGACGAACCGGCCGGTCTCCGTGCGCAGCTGGGCCAGCAGGAACGCGCCGAGGCCGACGTCGTCGGTCAGGCCGATGATCGGCAGGAACACCTCGGGCAGCAGGTCGATCGGGGAGATGATGTAGATGATCCCGGCGATCCAGAACAACCGCTTGGACCACGGCGGGGCCGGATAGCGGCGCTGACGCATCGCGCGCAGCATCCGCGGCAACGCCCGCACCCGCGCCACGGTGCTCGGTGAACCCAGGCCCTTGCGGCGCCGGATCGCGCGGATGATCCCACCGATCAGCGCCAGTCCGCCCAGCACGGTCAGCACGATGCCCACCGTGTTCGGCGCCATCCACAGCACACTGGAATCCAGCCGCCAGAAGGCCAGTCCGCCCAGTGCGAGCAGCGCCACCCCGAGAACGAGCACCCGACCTCCCCCACTCCTTGACCGGACAACGGTTCCCGGCCAACTGATCGCTGAACCAGGTGAACTATCCGGCGTGTCACCAGGATAGCCCGGAGCGAACTGGCGCAATCCTGGCGCGCTTCGCTACAACCCGGTCCCCATGGACCAGACAGCAGCAGACCCGCCACCGCACCAGCCCCGTCCACAGTGGATCGGCTGGACCCTGACCGCGGTCACGGTGCCCGCGCTGCTGGCCGGACTCGGCGTCGCGGTGGCCGGACCCCGGATCGAACGCGAACTCGTCACCACCGCCGAGGACGCCCTCGGCGGCGCCGGGCACCCCGACGCCCAGGTGGCCGCGGTGGGCCGCGAGCTGAGCCTGGCCGGGTTACCGGGGGAGCGGCTGGCCGCGGTGAGCACCATGGTGGCCAACCTGCCGGGGGTGGACTCGGTGGTGGTGCGCGAACTCGCGCCCACCCCGGTGCTGCTGCGGGTCCGCGACGGCGAACTGCTCGTCTCGGCCACCGGGCACAGCGTGCTGGCCACCGGCCGCCTGCTTGAGGAGATCATCGCCCGCTGCCCAGGCCACCGGGTCACCGACCTCACCCTGCCCGTCCCCGGCACCGGACCCGCCTTCGCCAGCACCGCCCTGGCCGCCGTCGCCCAGGCCGCCGCCGAGGCCCGCGGCGCGGACCTCACCGTCGCGATCCGGCCCGACGGGGTCACCGTGCGCGGCGTGGTGGCCGATGCCGACCAGCGCAACGTGCTCCTGGAACGGTTGCGCGGCAGCGAGTTCGGCCCGGTGCAGGCCGGTGGACTGACCGTCGGACCGCCACCCCATCCGTCCACTGTGGATATCCGAGCCCTGGACGCCGCGGTGGGCCGGATGATCGACGGCAGCGGCGGGGTCAACTTCGAGGCGGCCACCGTGCGCTGGGGCGAGGGCCACGGCGCCGCCCTGCTCGAGCGGATCGGCAGGCTGCTGCGGGTGGCGCCCAAATCGCTGATCACGGTGACCGCCTGGGCCTCCGAGGAACAGCCGCCGGGTGTCGACCCGCGCCGGCTGGCCGGCCGCCGGGCCGACCTGGTGCGCGATCTCCTGGTGGCCCAAGGGGTTCCGCGCGAACTGGTCAGCACGGTCGCCAGGGTCGAGCCCGGCCCCGAGACCTTCGTCCCGCACCTGCGCCGCGCGCGGGTCACCGTCAGCTAGGAGCTGCAACGATGATGTGGTTGTTCTGGCAGGTCTTCCTGCTGTGCCTGGCCGCCTTCCTGATCGGCGGACTGGTGAGCTGGCTGCTCCTGGTACGCCCGCTCGCCGAACGCCGCGCCGCCGCACCCGCCCCGGCACCGGCCCCGGCGTCAGCCCCGGTGGAGACGCCGGAACCGCCGATGTCCTTGGCGGAGCCGGAGATCCCGGTCCAGGTGCTCCCCGAACCGGTCGAGGCCGCGGTGAAGGGCAACACCCGCACCAAGCGGTACCACACCCCGGACTCGCCCTACTTCAACCGCACCAAGGGCGACATCTGGTTCGCCTCGGTCGCCGAGGCCGAGCAGGCCGGTTACACCGCCGGAGTGGCCCGCCGCCGCGCCGAAGCCGTGCGCTGACCGCCGCCCGTCCCGGTCACGATTCCGCTCGTGGCCGGGGCGGCGTGGCCACGCCCTCCGGCCGCACGACCTGACCCAGCACCACCCGGAACAGGTCCCGGTCCACCGTGCTCGGCTCCGCGGCCAGCCACTGCCCGATCTCGGTGATGAACTGCTCAGGGCTCATCGGCGGCGCGGGCACCTCGGGCGCCTCGCCGGTGGTGATCTCCCCGGCCCGGTTCGGGTACAGCACCAGCACCCCGCGCACCTCCACCTCGGGCAGCAGATCGCGGAACGCCTCCACGCCCTCGGGCAGCCGGGTGCCGCCACCGCGGTAGGCGTGTCCGTTGCGCCGCAGGTCACCCGCCTCGTCCGCGGTGTAGTGCCCCGGCAGCCACAGCTTCGACTCGATCAGCACCAGGCGCCGCCCGCACAGCACGGCGTGGTCGATGTCGGCGAACACCGAGTCCGGCCAGGCCAGCCCGTGGAAGATGCGCACCCCGGGCAGCCGGGTCAGGTACCGGCCCAGCAGCCGCGCGGTGAGCTGCTCGGCGACATCGCCCTCCTCCGCGCCAGGACGGCCGAAGACGGTGCGGATGCCGAACTCCGCGGTGAACTCCCGATCGGTGCGACTGGCCGCCAGCTGATTGCGCCACAGGTGCAGGGTGACCCCGGTGACCACGGCGAAGACCGCCAGCCACAACCCGATCAGCCACACCGAGCCGGTCAGCACCGGCAGCAGCACCCACATCAGCAGCCAGACCGCCAGCGAGCCGAACGCGGGGCCGTGGCCGGGGCCGGTGGGCGGCACCAGGCGGATCCGCTCCACCGGGTCCACCTCGGGCCACCACGGGATCGTGTCCGGGTCCAGCCTCGGCATCGCCGGGGTGAACTCCGGGTCCGGGCCGAAGGTCCTGGTGCGCCTGGCGGATCCGGTGCGCGGCCACGGCCGGGCGCGCTGCCGGGTGCCGCGGCGCGGTGGTTCCGGGGTCTCGACGGTGACCTCGATGTCGGACTCGTCGACCCAGTCCTCTTCCTCGTCCCAGTCGTCTTCCCAGGAAGTGTCACCGTCGTCGCCGCGGTCGTAGTCCGCGCGGCGCTCCGGGTCGTTGAGGGTCTCGTAGGCCTCGCGCAGCAACCGGAACGAGCCGGAGGTGCCCCCGGCGTCCGGGTGCATGACCTTGGCCAGCGCCCGATAGGCGGTTTTGATCTCCGCCGTGGTCGCGGTCCGGCCGACGCCGAGCAGCTCGTAATAGTCGACCGCGCCCACGATCCCGCCCACCTTCCGTGTCTGCGCGAACACCCTATGGGGTGCCCGCGGAAGATGATCAACCGACTCCACCCTGCGCGGCGGAAGGAGTGATAAGCGATCCGTATTTCGACCAGTGTTCTGCATATACCCGCGCGCGAAAGGCACCTCTTCCTCTAACGTGATAGCCGACACACACGAAAGGCGGTAGCCGAGATGATGGAACAGGTCCGAGAACGCACCGAGCAGGCGCCCAAGGTCGGACTCCCGGTCCAGGCCGAGCGTGCGGCCAGGTCAGGCGGCCGGGGACGGAGCCCGATCCCGCAGTGGCTGCTCGACGACGACACCTTCGAGCCGCACATTGTCCGCGGACTGGACTGACTCGTTTCGTAATAACGCCCCGGTCTCGATGATCTCGGAGACCAAGGGCCGACAGTATTAGGCTCCCCGACCGGGTGATTTCCGGTGTGGCACGGCATCGAGGCGCTGACGCGGTGATCCCGCGCACCAGCGCCGCGCCCCCACCCCGTTGAGGCCCGGCCCGGTCCAGGGAGAGTTCCCCCTCAGCTCACCGTCGAGCGCGTGCCGTTGGTCTCGCGCAGCGTGCGCATGGCTTCGGCGAGGGCGGCGGCCTGCTCGGACCCGAGCGGGGTGAGCACGGTGCGGCGCAGGTTGTCCGCGCCCGTGCGGCGGGCCGCCGCCGCCACCGCCAGCCCGTGCTCGGTGAGCACCGCGTAGGTGACCCTGCGGTCGGTCTCGCACGGTTCCCGGCGGATCAGGTCGGCCTTGACCATGCGGTCGGCCACCTTGGTGAACCCGCCGCTGGTGAGCGCGGCCTCGGTGGCCAGCCGGGTCATCTGCATCCGGTGGCCGGGGGAGCGGACCAGGCGCAGCAGGATGTCGAAGGGCGCCGGTTGCAGGCCGAACTTCTCCGCGATCTCGCTCATCAACCGCTCCTGGGTGGCCAGGTAACCCTCGATCACCAGGCCCCACCAGGTGATGATGTCGTCATCGGCGATGTTCTCCTGCTTGCTCATGCCCGCCAGTCTATCCGGCGAACCGCTTCCGTAGAAGTATCTTGCGCGGAAGATAAATGGGGCGTAGCGTTGCCGCCATGAGCATCCAGACCAGCGGGTTGCACCACGTGACGGCGATCGGTGGCGACCCCCAGCGCAACGTCGACTTCTACCTGCGCGCACTGGGTCTGCGCCTGGTCAAGACGACGGTCAACTTCGACGACCCCGGCACCTACCACCTCTACTACGGCGACGGTTCCGGCCGGCCGGGTTCGCTCATCACCTTCTTCCCGTGGAAGGACGCCCCCAAGGGCCGGATCGGCACCGGGCAGGCGACCACCACGTCCTTCTCCGTGCCTGAGGCCTCGCTGGGCTGGTGGCGGCGGCATCTGGCCGCGGCGGGCGCCCAGGTCAGCGACATCAAGGGCCGTGATGGCGAGGAGGCACTGCTCTTCCGCGACCCCGACGGCCTGGAACTGGCCCTGGTCGCCCACCCCCAGGAGGACCCGCGGGACCCGTGGGACCACGGCCTGGTGCCGCCGGAGCACGCCATCCGCGGCCTGCACTCGGTGACCCTGTCGGTCACCGCGGAGGAAGCCACCGCCGGCACCCTCACCGACGACCTCGGCCTGCGTTTCCTCGGCCAGGAGGACAACCGGCTGCGCTTCGAGGCAGGCGACGGCGGTCCCGGCGCGCTGGTGGACGTGCTCGTGCGGCCCAAGGGCGAGCGCGGGGTGGTCGCGGTGGGCACCGTGCACCACGTGGCCTGGCGGGTGCCGGACGAGGCCACCCAGGTGTCCTGGCGGGACGAACTCCTCGACCGAGGGGTGCGGGTCACCGAGATCCTGGACCGGCAGTACTTCCGGTCCATCTACTTCCGCGAGCCCGGCGGCACCCTCCTGGAGGTGGCCACCGACGGACCCGGTTTCGCCGCCGACGAACCGCTGCTGGAACTGGGGCGCGCGCTCAAGCTGCCGCCGTGGCTGGAGCCCAGCCGCGAGCAGATCCAGCACGCCCTGCCCACGCTGCGGCTGCCGGAATGAACCTCGAGCACAAGTTCCGCGAGGGCGACCCGGCCGCACCGGTGCTGCTGCTGTTGCACGGCACCGGCGGCGGCCCCGAGGACCTCCTGGGCCTGGCCGAGCACCTCGACCCGGCCGCGACGGTGCTCGCCCCGCGCGGGCCGGTCTCCGAACACGGCATGGCCCGCTGGTTCCGCAGGCTGGCCGAGGGTGTCTTCGACCACGAGGACGTCCGCCGCCGCGCACACGAACTGGCCGAGTTCATCCTGGCCGCCCAGGCCGAGTACGGGCTGGCCGGGCGACGGCTGGTCGCGGTGGGTTTCTCCAACGGCGCCAACATCGCCGCCGCCACCGCGCTGCTGCGCCCGGAGGTGCTGTCGGAGGCCGCCCTGTTCGCCGGGATGAGCCCACTGCCGGAGGACCCGGGCACGGACCTCAGTGGCAGCCGGGTGTTCCTGGCCAACGGCACCGCCGACCAGATGGCCCCGCTGGACTCGGTGCAACGCCTGGACGCGCTGCTGCGGGCGCGCGGCGCCGCGGTCACCCCGTTCCGCCACCCCGGCGGGCACCAGCTCACCCTGGAAGCCGCCCGCGCCGCCGCGAGCTGGCTGTCCATTTGAGATGATTCGGTCCATGGGCAGCATCCGCACGGTGGAGATCCGCGACGACATGATCCGGCTCGGTCAGTTCCTCAAACTGGCCGGGCTGGCCGAGGACGGCGGCGAGGCGAAGACGTTGATCGAGGAGGAGGAGGTCACCGTGAACGGGCGCGTGGAGACCCGGCGCGGCGCCCAGCTGCACGACGGTGACGTGGTCGCGGTGGGGGAGAACAAGGCCAGGGTGATCACCGCCTGACCCGCTGGGCCACCCAGGCCGCCACCTGGGACCGCGACCGCAGTCCCAGCCGGGCCAGGATGTGCTCCAGATGCGCCTCCGCGGTGCGTTGCGCGATGGTCAGCTCGCGGGCGATCTCCTTGTTGCTCAACCCCTGCGCGACCAGTTCGGCCACCTCCAGCTGCCGCCGGGTCAGCGCCTGCGGGGCTGGTGAGGTGGTGAGCAGCTCCTCGGCGTAGGCCACCGCCTGGGCCAGGTCGAACCGCAGCCCGCGCCGCCGGGCCGCGTCGAACTCCTTGGCGGACAAGGACTTCCGGATCCGCGCGGTGGCCTCGGCGCGGTAGCCCGCCATGATGTCGATGGTGAAGAAGCTGGTGCCGACCGGGGTCAGCATCGACTCCACCGCCCCGGTCAGGCAGGCGGCCTCGGCGGGTCGGCCGGTGGCCGCGGCA contains:
- a CDS encoding ring-cleaving dioxygenase is translated as MSIQTSGLHHVTAIGGDPQRNVDFYLRALGLRLVKTTVNFDDPGTYHLYYGDGSGRPGSLITFFPWKDAPKGRIGTGQATTTSFSVPEASLGWWRRHLAAAGAQVSDIKGRDGEEALLFRDPDGLELALVAHPQEDPRDPWDHGLVPPEHAIRGLHSVTLSVTAEEATAGTLTDDLGLRFLGQEDNRLRFEAGDGGPGALVDVLVRPKGERGVVAVGTVHHVAWRVPDEATQVSWRDELLDRGVRVTEILDRQYFRSIYFREPGGTLLEVATDGPGFAADEPLLELGRALKLPPWLEPSREQIQHALPTLRLPE
- a CDS encoding alpha/beta hydrolase, yielding MNLEHKFREGDPAAPVLLLLHGTGGGPEDLLGLAEHLDPAATVLAPRGPVSEHGMARWFRRLAEGVFDHEDVRRRAHELAEFILAAQAEYGLAGRRLVAVGFSNGANIAAATALLRPEVLSEAALFAGMSPLPEDPGTDLSGSRVFLANGTADQMAPLDSVQRLDALLRARGAAVTPFRHPGGHQLTLEAARAAASWLSI
- a CDS encoding RNA-binding S4 domain-containing protein; protein product: MGSIRTVEIRDDMIRLGQFLKLAGLAEDGGEAKTLIEEEEVTVNGRVETRRGAQLHDGDVVAVGENKARVITA